A portion of the Gigantopelta aegis isolate Gae_Host chromosome 10, Gae_host_genome, whole genome shotgun sequence genome contains these proteins:
- the LOC121383292 gene encoding 60 kDa SS-A/Ro ribonucleoprotein-like — protein MADEVTLPQTCQISSDQVVNDEGGFVWTVDDMVRVKRFLCLGSEGGTYYSSEQKLTEDNVQCIRRLIADGKGKDVVDVICQFSLEGRTAKQTSILYALAVCVRRGDLDTKQHAYSVLGKICRIPTHLFQFVEVCDKMGETTGWGRAHRKAVSAWYTSFASDPIRLAMHVTKYRKRNDWAHRDLLRLAHTKPSDDAIGLILRYVVKGIHKAKSMYCKNHDEDDDQSPFGKVLAFLEAVEEVRTSSDENRVMDLIKQHRLVREHMPTELLGSVGLWRVLLEQMPLTALIRNLGKMTSIGAIEAGNQQEGQVVKKLSDKTLLKAARIHPFNVLVAFKTYSSGKGDRGKLIWNPTKKIIAALDSAFYLSFKFVEPTNKRYLLAVDVSGSMGCSVLGTRIISCREAAAAMMMVTKRTEEHSEVVAFSHKLTPLNVAQGHTLDAVVKTMCSLPFCATDCSLPMVWAKRNNKKFDVFVVYTDSETYAGAVHPTEALRQYRKQSGVWDARLIVCGMNSNGFTIADPDDPGMMDVVGFDSAAPETMRSFIMGDI, from the coding sequence ATGGCTGACGAAGTGACTTTGCCGCAAACTTGTCAAATATCTTCAGATCAGGTTGTGAATGATGAAGGGGGGTTCGTTTGGACAGTCGATGACATGGTCAGAGTAAAGAGATTCCTGTGCTTAGGATCCGAGGGAGGAACCTACTATTCTAGTGAGCAGAAGTTGACGGAAGACAACGTGCAATGCATCAGACGTCTCATAGCAGACGGCAAGGGTAAAGACGTTGTTGACGTCATTTGTCAGTTCAGCTTAGAAGGCAGAACCGCGAAGCAGACGTCGATCCTGTACGCGTTGGCGGTGTGTGTAAGACGCGGGGATCTGGATACGAAGCAGCACGCGTACAGCGTGCTCGGTAAGATATGTCGGATCCCCACTCACCTGTTTCAGTTCGTTGAAGTGTGTGATAAGATGGGAGAGACCACAGGGTGGGGGCGAGCTCACCGCAAGGCGGTGTCTGCCTGGTACACGAGCTTTGCGTCCGACCCGATTAGGCTGGCCATGCACGTCACCAAGTACAGAAAGAGAAACGACTGGGCGCACCGAGATCTCTTGCGTCTGGCTCACACGAAGCCAAGCGACGACGCTATAGGACTGATACTGCGCTACGTCGTCAAAGGAATACACAAGGCCAAGAGCATGTACTGCAAAAACCATGACGAGGACGACGACCAGTCGCCGTTTGGCAAAGTGCTAGCCTTTTTGGAAGCTGTGGAAGAAGTGCGAACATCATCGGATGAAAATCGAGTTATGGATCTGATCAAACAACACAGACTTGTGAGGGAACACATGCCCACGGAGCTGTTGGGTTCTGTCGGACTGTGGCGGGTGCTTCTCGAGCAGATGCCTCTTACGGCGCTAATCAGAAATCTCGGCAAAATGACGAGCATTGGTGCTATCGAAGCTGGTAACCAGCAAGAAGGGCAGGTTGTCAAGAAACTTTCAGACAAAACTCTTCTGAAAGCTGCTCGCATACACCCATTTAACGTTCTCGTGGCGTTCAAGACGTACAGCTCGGGGAAAGGAGACCGAGGCAAACTGATATGGAACCCCACTAAGAAGATCATTGCTGCGCTAGACTCGGCGTTTTACCTGTCGTTCAAGTTCGTGGAGCCGACGAACAAACGCTACCTGCTGGCTGTGGATGTCAGTGGCTCGATGGGCTGTTCAGTCTTGGGGACTAGGATCATCAGCTGTCGCGAGGCCGCCGCTGCCATGATGATGGTGACGAAGCGAACCGAGGAGCACAGCGAGGTAGTTGCCTTCAGCCACAAACTGACACCTCTCAATGTGGCACAGGGTCACACGCTGGACGCGGTTGTCAAGACAATGTGTTCACTTCCGTTCTGCGCCACCGACTGTTCCCTCCCCATGGTTTGGGCGAAACGGAACAACAAGAAGTTTGACGTGTTCGTCGTGTACACGGACAGCGAGACGTACGCCGGCGCCGTTCATCCGACGGAAGCTCTACGTCAGTACCGGAAGCAGAGTGGAGTATGGGATGCGCGTCTCATAGTGTGCGGGATGAACAGTAACGGCTTCACAATCGCCGACCCCGATGACCCCGGAATGATGGACGTCGTCGGCTTTGACTCGGCGGCACCGGAGACAATGAGGAGTTTTATCATGGGAGACATTTAA